Proteins encoded by one window of Aerosakkonema funiforme FACHB-1375:
- a CDS encoding MORN repeat-containing protein: MFGSIQKIGIIVLTASCLEIGANIIHPLPSQGQVVTFADGTYCQGSFQPNSLTLNGRGVCVYGGTGTDKDTYRGEFRNGVPNGIGVFVFGNGDRYQGQFLNGQPNGRGEFIYSNDNRYQGQFRNGKPNGSGAFVFSDGTRYDGQFRDGQFHGRGTITYTSGDRYQGQFILGQPNGLGLYVSKDGTRCQGEFFNSDLDGRGTCTDAKGGSYRGEVRGGRPHGRGTIKYPNGEQFSGQFRQGEPIR, from the coding sequence ATGTTTGGCTCAATTCAGAAAATAGGAATTATAGTATTAACCGCATCTTGTTTAGAAATTGGCGCTAACATTATTCATCCGCTCCCATCACAGGGACAGGTGGTAACATTTGCAGATGGCACCTACTGTCAAGGCTCGTTTCAACCTAATTCTCTGACTCTCAACGGTAGAGGGGTATGCGTATACGGTGGGACTGGAACTGACAAAGATACCTACAGAGGAGAGTTTCGCAATGGTGTGCCGAATGGCATAGGGGTGTTTGTTTTCGGTAATGGAGACCGCTACCAGGGACAGTTCCTCAATGGCCAGCCGAATGGAAGGGGAGAATTCATCTACAGTAACGATAACCGCTACCAGGGACAGTTCCGCAACGGAAAGCCTAATGGTAGCGGGGCATTTGTATTCTCTGATGGCACTCGCTACGATGGACAGTTCCGGGACGGTCAGTTTCACGGTAGAGGGACAATCACCTATACGAGTGGCGATCGCTATCAGGGACAGTTCATTTTAGGCCAACCTAATGGACTGGGATTGTACGTATCTAAGGATGGTACGCGCTGTCAAGGAGAGTTCTTCAACAGCGATCTCGATGGTAGAGGAACTTGCACAGACGCAAAGGGAGGCAGCTATCGGGGAGAAGTTCGCGGTGGGCGACCTCATGGCAGAGGAACAATTAAATATCCCAACGGCGAGCAATTTTCAGGACAGTTCCGTCAGGGCGAACCGATTCGATAG
- the psbO gene encoding photosystem II manganese-stabilizing polypeptide, with translation MRFRGLIVAFLALCLCVLTACSEGSATATSTEQLTYDDIRGTGLANNCPQLQETTRGAIPLNAGESYVIKNLCLQPTTFFVKEEPANKRQEAEFVPGKLLTRYTSSIDQVQGPLKVNEDGSLTFYEKDGLDFQAITVQLPGGERVPFLFTIKSLVATTQPGAESINTSTDFEGEFRVPSYRGATFLDPKGRGTATGYDNAVALPASSDAEELTRTNVKRTEVKKGRISLQVAKVDSATGEIAGTFESEQPSDTDLGAAEAKEVKIRGLFYARLEQSPA, from the coding sequence ATGAGATTTCGCGGTTTAATCGTTGCATTCCTGGCATTGTGCTTGTGCGTGCTAACTGCTTGCAGTGAAGGTTCGGCAACTGCTACCAGCACCGAGCAATTGACTTACGACGATATCAGGGGTACAGGTCTGGCAAATAACTGTCCGCAGTTACAAGAAACGACTCGCGGTGCCATTCCCCTTAATGCCGGTGAGTCTTATGTAATTAAAAATCTGTGCTTACAACCGACAACTTTCTTCGTGAAGGAAGAGCCCGCCAACAAACGGCAAGAAGCTGAATTTGTTCCTGGCAAGTTGTTGACGCGGTACACATCCAGCATTGACCAAGTACAGGGGCCACTGAAAGTAAATGAGGATGGTAGCCTGACTTTTTATGAAAAGGACGGTTTAGACTTCCAAGCCATCACGGTACAACTGCCAGGAGGCGAAAGAGTACCTTTCCTGTTTACGATCAAAAGCTTAGTAGCCACAACCCAGCCGGGTGCGGAAAGTATTAATACCTCCACGGATTTTGAAGGTGAATTTAGAGTTCCCTCCTATCGCGGTGCGACCTTCCTAGACCCGAAAGGTCGCGGCACGGCGACTGGGTATGACAACGCAGTCGCTCTCCCAGCCTCAAGCGATGCTGAAGAGCTGACTCGTACCAACGTTAAGCGTACTGAAGTCAAAAAGGGTAGAATTTCCTTGCAAGTAGCGAAGGTAGATAGCGCTACGGGTGAAATTGCTGGCACTTTTGAGAGCGAACAGCCCTCAGACACTGATTTGGGAGCCGCCGAAGCCAAGGAAGTGAAGATTCGCGGTCTGTTTTACGCTCGTCTGGAACAGTCGCCGGCGTAA
- a CDS encoding RNA polymerase sigma factor SigF, with the protein MSTTLSHSLKNDSLQLLREYQKSRSAAVRNELVKLNFGLVRKEAHYWSNQCSESYEDLLQVGCLGLIRAIERFEICKGHAFSSFALPYIRGEIQHYLRDRGSSVRIPRRWLTLQRQAQTVTRELQEDLHRQPTDAEVAAALGISAPEWQEIKLACQNRAPLSLDTPMGDEEEGSTCLGELVPDPRYRSFQLAQEDQIRLQQALVQLEKRTREILEFVFLQDLTQKEVAERLDISVVTVSRRVKKGLDSLKQLMGGSND; encoded by the coding sequence ATGTCTACGACTCTATCTCATAGTTTGAAAAATGATAGCTTGCAGCTGTTGCGAGAATACCAAAAATCGCGATCGGCTGCTGTCCGCAACGAGTTGGTCAAACTGAATTTCGGATTGGTCAGAAAAGAAGCGCATTACTGGAGCAATCAATGCTCGGAAAGCTACGAAGACTTGCTCCAAGTGGGCTGCTTGGGTTTAATCCGAGCTATTGAACGGTTTGAAATCTGCAAAGGTCATGCCTTTAGCTCTTTCGCCCTTCCCTATATTCGAGGTGAGATTCAACACTATTTACGCGATAGAGGCTCATCTGTTCGCATTCCGCGACGCTGGCTGACGCTGCAACGGCAGGCTCAAACAGTAACGCGGGAACTCCAAGAGGATCTCCATCGGCAGCCAACCGATGCGGAAGTGGCAGCAGCGCTGGGAATTTCCGCACCAGAATGGCAGGAAATTAAATTGGCTTGTCAAAATCGTGCGCCTCTGAGTCTGGATACACCGATGGGAGATGAGGAAGAGGGTTCCACTTGTCTGGGAGAACTCGTTCCCGATCCTCGCTATCGCAGTTTTCAGTTAGCGCAAGAAGACCAGATTCGCCTGCAACAAGCTCTGGTTCAACTGGAAAAACGCACGCGAGAAATATTAGAATTTGTTTTCCTACAGGATTTAACTCAAAAAGAAGTTGCAGAACGCTTGGATATCAGCGTGGTAACAGTGTCCCGTCGTGTCAAAAAGGGGCTGGACTCGCTCAAGCAGTTGATGGGAGGAAGCAACGACTGA
- the hisS gene encoding histidine--tRNA ligase, whose product MGTIQALRGTRDILPEEVVYWQWVESVARDILSRSAYQEIRTPIFEATALFERGIGEATDIVGKEMYTFMSRGEDKYSITLRPEGTAGAVRSYIQNGMHAQGGVQRLWYTGPMFRYERPQAGRQRQFHQIGVEVLGSSDARADAEVIAIATDILQTLGLQNLRLDINSVGNPTDRQQYRQALIDYFTPYSSELDADSQTRLTRNPLRILDSKDKRTQEIAQNAPSILDYLGVDSKQHFDQVLQLLTDLGISYQLNPRLVRGLDYYTHTAFEIISDDLGAQATVCGGGRYDGLVAELGGPDTPAVGWAIGLERLTILLQKMQQAPKKTLDFYVVSRGEKAEAQALLLAQKLRRIGFSLELDLSGSAFKKQFARADKSGAVACLILGDEEAENQTVKLKWMATKEQQTLSQKDLLGKTDEWRRQIDMLKTQ is encoded by the coding sequence ATGGGTACAATTCAAGCTTTACGGGGAACGCGGGATATTCTGCCAGAAGAAGTTGTGTACTGGCAGTGGGTAGAATCCGTTGCACGAGATATTCTCAGTAGATCGGCTTATCAGGAAATTCGGACTCCTATTTTTGAGGCAACGGCGTTATTTGAACGTGGCATTGGCGAAGCTACGGATATAGTCGGTAAGGAAATGTACACCTTCATGAGTCGGGGGGAGGACAAGTATTCAATCACCCTGCGTCCGGAAGGTACGGCTGGTGCAGTGCGATCGTATATTCAAAATGGTATGCACGCTCAGGGAGGGGTACAGCGCCTTTGGTATACAGGGCCGATGTTTCGCTACGAACGCCCCCAAGCTGGGCGTCAGCGGCAGTTTCACCAGATCGGCGTTGAGGTGTTGGGTAGTTCCGATGCGAGGGCGGATGCAGAGGTAATTGCGATCGCTACCGATATCCTGCAAACTCTCGGATTGCAAAATCTCCGCTTGGATATTAATTCGGTGGGCAATCCTACTGACAGGCAGCAGTATAGACAAGCACTGATTGATTACTTCACTCCTTACAGTTCCGAGTTAGATGCAGATTCGCAAACTCGTCTAACTCGCAATCCTCTAAGAATTCTGGATAGTAAAGATAAGCGAACTCAGGAAATTGCTCAGAATGCTCCTAGTATATTAGATTACCTGGGCGTGGATTCTAAACAGCATTTTGACCAAGTATTGCAGCTATTAACAGATTTGGGGATTTCCTATCAGTTGAATCCTCGATTGGTGCGGGGATTGGATTACTATACTCACACCGCTTTTGAGATTATTTCTGATGATTTGGGCGCACAAGCTACGGTTTGCGGTGGTGGTAGATATGATGGTTTAGTAGCAGAATTAGGTGGGCCAGATACACCTGCTGTGGGTTGGGCGATCGGTTTGGAAAGATTGACTATTTTGCTGCAAAAAATGCAACAAGCACCGAAAAAAACGCTAGATTTTTATGTGGTTTCTAGAGGAGAAAAAGCAGAGGCGCAAGCGTTATTGTTAGCGCAGAAATTGCGGCGAATTGGATTTAGTTTGGAATTAGATTTGAGCGGAAGTGCGTTTAAAAAGCAATTCGCACGTGCTGATAAGAGTGGTGCTGTTGCTTGCTTGATTTTAGGCGATGAAGAAGCTGAAAATCAAACGGTGAAATTAAAGTGGATGGCGACAAAAGAACAGCAGACGCTTTCTCAAAAAGATTTACTTGGCAAGACGGACGAGTGGCGACGCCAAATAGATATGCTTAAAACGCAGTAG
- a CDS encoding response regulator, with protein sequence MDVIRKFSAHLGILKDVQILVVDNDYDSRYLYSILLEELGAKVTSASSIEQALSLLDWLVPDMMISEINFKGERVDPLMQRLKYLAIANGKSIPILVTSTCPTKSLDQYMQVGVEAYLLKPIYPDDLVFNIWSLLLQVKISHPPTIQDWSAKQTIDQKPGNELA encoded by the coding sequence ATGGATGTAATTAGAAAATTTTCTGCCCACCTCGGAATACTCAAAGATGTCCAAATCCTAGTTGTGGATAACGATTATGACAGTAGATACTTGTATAGTATCTTACTTGAAGAATTGGGTGCAAAAGTGACGAGCGCTAGCTCGATCGAACAAGCATTAAGCCTTCTGGATTGGCTTGTACCCGATATGATGATATCGGAAATCAACTTTAAGGGTGAGCGTGTCGATCCTTTGATGCAGCGATTGAAGTATTTGGCAATAGCCAATGGCAAATCTATTCCCATCCTGGTTACTTCAACCTGTCCAACAAAAAGTCTTGACCAATATATGCAAGTAGGGGTTGAGGCGTATTTATTAAAACCAATTTACCCCGACGATTTAGTTTTTAATATCTGGAGCCTGTTACTCCAGGTGAAAATATCGCATCCACCTACCATTCAAGACTGGAGTGCTAAACAAACGATAGACCAAAAACCTGGGAATGAATTAGCCTAG
- a CDS encoding globin family protein encodes MSIIKKLIENADAECRYLTPGDIEQIQKFFRGGERRLRLAQAITGSRERIVQLAAKQLFQLRPSIVSPGGNAYGEAMTATCLRDMDYYLRLVLYSVVAGETTPLQEIGLIGVRQMYNSLGTPTDAVAESVRAMKNVTTSMLSGEDANEVSVYFDYLIGGLQ; translated from the coding sequence ATGAGTATTATCAAAAAATTAATCGAAAATGCAGATGCCGAGTGTCGCTATCTCACCCCTGGAGACATCGAGCAGATCCAGAAATTTTTCAGAGGCGGTGAACGTCGTCTCCGCCTTGCCCAAGCGATAACGGGAAGCCGGGAACGCATTGTTCAGCTAGCTGCAAAGCAGTTATTCCAACTACGCCCCAGCATTGTTTCTCCGGGTGGCAATGCCTACGGCGAGGCGATGACAGCGACTTGCCTGCGGGATATGGATTACTACCTGCGCTTAGTCCTTTACAGTGTGGTAGCTGGAGAAACAACCCCTTTGCAAGAAATTGGGCTGATTGGGGTGCGCCAGATGTATAACTCTCTCGGTACACCGACTGATGCTGTTGCCGAAAGCGTCCGTGCCATGAAGAATGTTACTACTTCCATGCTGTCTGGAGAAGATGCTAACGAAGTTAGTGTTTATTTTGACTACCTTATCGGTGGTCTTCAGTAG
- a CDS encoding NACHT domain-containing protein — MAKRSLKASPLGIQQAKRAFALKGWTQENLAGEVNLKTRQPIWRFFTGKPVDRQVFLNICAILDLDWREIAIDPPVEFSEPRELTETSAPNIDTLVQQVRSQRRDKIQYQCGILQLLDINRPVKIDDIYVDVNILQEIASQQWFDISNLPNLGPAAFDRIGLGEINQKQIPGMQAVETYSKLRVLGKPGVGKTTFLKHLAIQCNRGEFAAHQVPIFITLRDFAEESRDNGNFRLLNYLRQAFINSGIYNPSAIETLLQAGRVLLLLDGMDEVLNQDSSAVQREIRKFSDKYHKNQFVVSCRTAAKKLQFRGFTDVEIAPFTQDQIVTFAQKWFVTFTKTNRQSGQAQSVQFIEKLDLPENWHFRQLIVTPLFLHLACWVFHGQDKFPTKRSEFYKQGLDLLLGKWDEAKGVERDKVYQGFLLPQKLRLLSQLAAVTFEKGQYFFEQRIIEQYIGDYLRNLSEINLEAEELQLESEAVLKAIETQHGLLTERARGIFSFSYLVFHEYFTARQIVASHNLQGLEQALGGLVSHITDPHWREIFLLTVAMLRSADSLVQLMKQQIDGLVAQDPYLQEFLLWASQKSRTVPTQPKIATTRAFYLALAQSPHTAAQFTLASTLDQGMFLDAALDNLLQQLASEGSQELAYTNACSEAINNILVMVLDAGFYKSLQQIRDRLPPASQSRERFQDWWQEHYSAWVEQLRTTIVNYRNTSRTWEFSTEQQQVLQRYYDANQLLLDCLHSNCEVTAATRQEIEATLLLPQNELEDREWQ; from the coding sequence ATGGCCAAGCGATCGCTCAAAGCATCACCGCTGGGAATTCAACAGGCTAAGCGAGCCTTTGCCCTCAAAGGGTGGACGCAGGAAAACCTGGCAGGGGAAGTAAATTTAAAGACTAGACAACCAATATGGCGATTTTTTACGGGTAAACCCGTCGATCGCCAAGTTTTTCTAAATATTTGTGCCATATTAGACTTAGATTGGCGAGAGATTGCGATCGATCCGCCAGTAGAATTTTCCGAACCGCGAGAGTTGACAGAAACTTCCGCCCCAAACATTGATACCCTGGTACAGCAAGTACGCTCACAACGGCGGGATAAAATTCAATACCAGTGCGGTATCTTGCAGCTATTAGACATTAATCGTCCGGTCAAAATTGATGATATCTATGTTGATGTCAATATTTTGCAAGAAATTGCCAGCCAACAGTGGTTTGATATCAGTAATTTGCCAAACTTAGGCCCAGCCGCATTCGATCGCATTGGTTTGGGAGAAATAAACCAAAAACAAATACCGGGGATGCAGGCAGTTGAAACATACTCCAAACTTCGAGTACTGGGTAAACCAGGTGTTGGCAAAACCACCTTTTTGAAGCATCTCGCCATTCAGTGTAACCGGGGCGAGTTTGCCGCCCATCAAGTGCCCATTTTCATCACCTTGAGAGATTTTGCCGAAGAATCCAGGGATAATGGCAACTTTCGCCTCTTAAATTACCTCCGTCAGGCGTTTATCAACTCTGGTATTTACAACCCATCTGCGATCGAAACCTTGCTGCAAGCTGGTAGAGTCCTATTATTGCTGGATGGGATGGATGAAGTACTCAACCAAGACAGCAGCGCAGTTCAACGAGAAATTCGCAAGTTTTCCGACAAATATCACAAAAATCAGTTTGTGGTATCCTGTCGCACCGCCGCCAAAAAGCTCCAGTTTCGAGGCTTTACCGATGTGGAAATTGCCCCCTTTACCCAAGATCAAATCGTTACCTTCGCCCAAAAATGGTTTGTGACATTCACTAAAACCAACCGTCAATCTGGGCAAGCACAATCGGTTCAGTTTATTGAAAAGTTGGACTTACCGGAAAATTGGCACTTTCGCCAGCTGATTGTCACGCCCCTATTTTTGCATCTAGCTTGTTGGGTGTTTCACGGACAAGATAAATTTCCCACCAAGCGGTCTGAGTTTTATAAGCAAGGACTGGATTTGCTTCTAGGCAAATGGGACGAAGCCAAAGGAGTGGAACGGGATAAGGTTTACCAAGGGTTTTTATTACCTCAAAAGCTGAGGTTGCTGAGCCAGTTGGCCGCAGTTACCTTTGAAAAAGGGCAATATTTTTTCGAGCAACGCATTATAGAGCAGTATATTGGGGACTATCTGCGGAATTTGTCCGAAATAAACCTGGAAGCAGAGGAACTGCAACTCGAAAGTGAAGCGGTACTAAAAGCGATCGAAACTCAACATGGGCTACTCACCGAACGGGCGAGAGGCATCTTTTCTTTCTCCTATCTAGTGTTTCACGAATACTTCACCGCCCGCCAAATCGTTGCCAGTCATAACCTGCAAGGATTAGAGCAAGCTTTGGGAGGACTCGTCAGCCATATCACAGACCCTCACTGGCGCGAAATCTTCCTCTTGACAGTTGCCATGCTGCGAAGTGCAGACTCTCTAGTACAATTGATGAAGCAACAAATTGATGGTTTAGTTGCTCAAGACCCTTATCTACAAGAATTTTTGCTCTGGGCTAGCCAAAAATCTCGCACCGTCCCAACTCAACCCAAAATTGCCACCACCAGAGCTTTTTACCTTGCCCTTGCCCAGTCACCTCATACAGCTGCTCAGTTTACTTTAGCCAGCACTCTCGACCAGGGTATGTTTTTAGATGCGGCGTTGGATAATTTGCTCCAGCAGTTGGCCAGCGAAGGCTCTCAAGAGTTAGCTTATACCAATGCTTGTAGCGAGGCAATTAACAATATTCTGGTGATGGTTCTCGATGCCGGATTCTATAAATCCCTGCAACAAATCAGGGATCGACTCCCACCTGCTTCTCAAAGCCGAGAACGGTTTCAGGACTGGTGGCAAGAACACTATTCCGCCTGGGTGGAACAGTTAAGGACAACGATCGTTAACTATCGAAATACTAGCCGCACCTGGGAGTTTAGCACCGAGCAACAACAAGTTCTACAACGCTACTACGATGCCAATCAACTGCTTCTCGATTGCCTGCATAGCAATTGCGAAGTCACGGCGGCGACTCGGCAGGAAATTGAAGCCACCTTATTGCTACCTCAGAACGAGCTTGAAGACAGAGAATGGCAGTAA
- a CDS encoding vWA domain-containing protein has protein sequence MTPPTKVTPGQPLTSLQKSGLEWVVRLHGGRDVVLAIDLTESVGLNDEGRNRLRQIVQDSLHPGDSVYVVPFATTTNPLPPPIEFSGKKEDIDKILQVVPLERDPNVRNTDIQQAELTIYQNLAQVNQDRLQENQPIKPQSVVWITDAPLFSNGWIETPAESPFRQENSLESQQRQEWIKALPMQARKLAIRTNDNKEYNLTVVDIPPTVQELCTPAPGGKETCLVTPYLIKQLWLPALISAIVFIALVMAGIKFYRLQRKWELIVDFTATEKEEDQKCYLAHNKRIAIGEYDSTCVDSIDTPGPEVRGYLERKGEKLYLVPTGDAPIYYNGREITVRTLITGYRMRLNCPDPKKRRDYEVVIKVRK, from the coding sequence GTGACCCCACCTACCAAAGTTACCCCAGGGCAGCCTCTCACTTCTTTACAAAAATCAGGTCTAGAATGGGTCGTTCGCCTGCATGGGGGGAGAGATGTTGTACTCGCGATCGACCTCACAGAAAGTGTAGGCTTAAATGATGAAGGTCGCAATCGCCTGCGTCAGATTGTCCAAGATAGCCTGCATCCCGGCGATTCTGTTTACGTCGTTCCTTTCGCCACTACCACAAATCCCCTACCGCCGCCGATTGAATTTAGCGGTAAAAAAGAAGATATTGATAAAATTTTGCAAGTTGTACCGCTAGAACGCGATCCCAATGTTCGCAATACAGATATTCAACAAGCTGAATTAACTATATATCAAAATCTTGCCCAAGTCAATCAAGACCGCCTGCAAGAAAATCAGCCAATTAAACCGCAATCAGTTGTTTGGATTACGGATGCACCTCTTTTTAGTAACGGGTGGATTGAAACGCCTGCTGAAAGTCCTTTTCGGCAAGAAAATTCTCTAGAAAGTCAACAACGGCAAGAGTGGATTAAAGCTTTGCCAATGCAGGCTCGCAAATTAGCAATTAGAACTAATGATAACAAAGAATATAACTTGACAGTTGTCGATATTCCTCCCACCGTTCAGGAGTTATGTACTCCCGCACCTGGAGGGAAAGAAACTTGTTTAGTTACGCCTTATTTGATTAAACAGTTGTGGCTACCTGCGTTAATTTCAGCGATAGTATTTATTGCCTTAGTAATGGCGGGAATCAAATTTTATCGCTTGCAACGGAAGTGGGAATTAATTGTAGATTTTACGGCGACGGAAAAAGAAGAAGACCAAAAGTGTTATTTAGCGCACAACAAACGAATTGCTATTGGTGAGTATGATTCTACTTGTGTTGATTCCATTGACACTCCAGGGCCAGAAGTGAGAGGATATTTAGAACGGAAAGGTGAGAAACTTTACTTAGTCCCCACTGGTGATGCACCAATTTATTATAACGGTCGGGAAATTACCGTGCGAACTCTTATTACTGGATATCGGATGAGGCTGAATTGTCCAGATCCGAAAAAGCGTCGGGATTACGAGGTAGTTATTAAAGTGAGAAAATAG